In the genome of Methanococcoides burtonii DSM 6242, the window TCTGCAATCTCAGCATAGGCTTTGATGTCGCTTTTTGAAAGCACTCCGCCGGTAGGATTACAAGGTGAGTTCACAATGACTGCTTTTGTTTTAGGGGTGATACTCTCCATGACGTTTTCCGGCCGCATGGTAAGATCATCTCCCAGAGGGACTCCAACTACCTTTCCACCCATGAAGCCTGCAAGGGCATTATAGGATACAAATCCCGGGTCGGAGATTATTATTTCATCTCCCGGATCAATGAGGGCTGCGATAGCTATTTCCAGCGCTTCGGAAGCACCTGATGTAACAATGATACCGTCAGGACTTACCTCGAAACCATTTTGTTCTCTGAACTTCTGGCTTAATGCTTCCCTTAGTTCAACGATCCCTGCTCCGTATGTGTATCCGGTAAATCCTTCATTAATGGCATCGATGGCTGCCTGTCGGATGTGGCCGGGTGTATCAAAATCCGGTTGTCCAAGTCCCAGATTGACCGCATCTGAACCGGCAGCCTCGAACATCTTTCTAATGCCTGAAATATCAATATCCAGAACACGCTGTGCAAATCCTCTGCCGCTCATGATATATTCTCCTTACTCTAGTTTTGCATGACGTGACTTAAGGTCGTCCTCGGATGCTCCTGTAATGGAGATGATCTCTGCAATAACTGCATCGAGGAATACGAGGGATGATATCTCAAAAGAAGTTCCCAGTGGTGTGAGAAGTGAATACTCTCCACGCATATGTCTTTCAAGGTATCCGCCAGTATCATCCTTTGTCCTTCCCTTTATTTCCATAGCGACATCTGAAAGATTACCAAGTGTGGAATTAGGGTTGGATGTAACGGTGATGAGCTTTGCTCCGATATCCTTTGTGATCTTTCCAAGATTGGAAATTGATTTAGTTTCTCCTGATCCTGATATTGTGACAACTACATCTTCTGGATGAACTGCAGGGGTAGTGGATTCTCCAACTACGTAGGACTTCAAACCAAGGTGCATCAGACGCATTGCAAATGCTTTTCCTACAAGACCTGACCTTCCAGCACCCATTACAAATACGCTGTCCGCTTCAAGGATGGTTGATATCATATTTCTGATACTTTCCTTGTCAAGATCCTCAGCAACACTTTCAAGATGGTGTGCTATAAGTTGCATGGATGAGATCAAATGCTCACATTTTATTGAAGATACGTCTTTCATAACTATTCATTCCTTTCATTATTTAGGGGCATCTCTGTGCTTGCCCTCATCTTTATATGTAATATCTTTCACTTTCCATCCCTCTATATCCTTGAATTCATCATATAATCGAGCAATATCTGAATCGTCACCGTTCCAGTAGATGTCAATGTGCACATCATCCTTCTTCAAATCTTCGATTATGGACTCTGCCAGATAGTAAAGTGCTTTGTTACTGTAAAATGGGATGTTGAACATTGCCCGATATCCATTTTGTGCTTTCGCATAGGATACCAGGATATATCCGCTACTTTCATATTCTGTGATCTTGTCGAAATCGCATACGATCTCTGTTTCATGGACTGCCGTTTTGTCTATCTTTGAGATGCTGATGAGGGTCTGCCCAACAATAACCTCGGGTGTCTGGCGGCCATACCAGATGGCTATCTTTCCATAGGTGCAGACAATATTGACCTCATCTGTTCCCATTGCATAAGAGGACAATGAATGAGTGACCTCTTTTGGAGTTTGTTTTTGTTCAGTGGTATCCATTAGTGTCCCACATCGAATTATTTGCTTGAGACAAGTGCACTTATCATGTCACGGTCTTTCTTCAAGGTCTTCAGCTTGTTGGCAGGTCCAATTACTGTAAGTCGGGTTCGAACTACATTTTTCTTGAACAGTTTTCCAAGCAATGAGTTGTCCGTTTGGCTTGGATAACTTTCCATCTCAATACCTGCAAAATCGTCAGGCTCGATCAGTGTCATTGTCATTTCGATAAGGCTTGCTTCTTCTTCAGGGGTAAGGCCCCTTTCAAGAACAAGGATCTTCCCGCCCTTTACTTCATCAATAATAAATCGGACTTTTTCCACAGGTTGCATCTTTGCAAGCCTGTCCTCTGAGACTAAGTCCATTTGAATTCCCTGCATATCGATCACCCAAACCTTTTTGCAACTTCATCGTAGAACGTATCGATGTTCTTTCCTTCAAGGGCAGATATGGCTACCATTGGATGTTGCGGAAATGCCTCTCTTATTGAAGTGGCTGAAGATTCCGGAAGGTCTGTCTTGTTGGCAACGATAAGTAATGGTAAGTTCCTTGCTTCCATATTGCCTATTACTGTAACATTTACCTGGGTATATGGGTCTTCAGTTGCATCCATTACCAGGATTACTCCGTCAAGGTTCTCCAGCCACTTCACGGCTTCAATTACCCCCTCGGTCGCTTCTTTTGCTCTTCTTTTGGATTCTGCTTCGTTCATTCCCAGTTCCATGAACTCATGGAAATCGATCTTTGTTGCAAGTCCGGGTGTATCAATTATATCCAGACTTATCGATCCACCGTTTGATTGGATGGTCACTCCCTCTCGTCGTCTTGCACGGCGGGTTTCGTGAGCAATGTGGGATACTGAACCCATGGCATCGCCTGTCCAGTCCCGGAGTATCCGGTTTGCAAGTGTGGTCTTTCCTGCATTGGGTGGACCATAAATACCGATTCGTGCATTCTTTTTGTTAAACAGCCTTTTGAAGAATTTCTTAAATGATCCCATTACGCCCATAAGTTCCCTCCGTTTTAGAACAGAAATCCTATTCAAATCTATATGTTTTGATATTACTCATGCCTTATAAATAATCGCCTGAGTATCATTATTCGAATTGTGGTTTATTAAATACGTTATAATAAATAATCATTCTGGATTTTATTTGTTTTGAATTAGTGCCATCGATAGATTGATCGCAAGCTCTGCAATGTTGGACCCATAATCTCCTATCCTGTCAAGACTGTCTGCCACAGTACCAAGTGCAACAATGGATTCGGGTGACTCAAGTGTTAAAAGAGATGCATCAAGTGCATTTATCTTGATCTTTGTATCATCCGCTCTTGAAATTACCCTGTTCGCAAGTTCCGTGTTCTGAGTGTACAATGCCTCAATAGCATCCTCTACCATTTTACTTGAGGCTTCTGTCGAAGTTTCTATAAGATACATTGTCTCGACAGGGATATGGATCACCAATGTAGGTATTATTGCTGCAATTTTTGCAGCGTGGTCGGCAATACGTTCAAGGGAACTTGCAGCGAGCCTCAGATCGTGATATTCATCTATCGTAGTCTCAGATGTATCCGGGATGCGTTTTCCACGCAGTACTGCTCGGAATTGCTTTGATATCAACATGAATAGTCGGTCAACTTCATCATCACGCTCTACAACATCAAGGGCAAGATCATGGTCCTTTTCTTTTAAAGCCTGTATAGCATCCTTTAGCATGGAATTGGAAATAAGGAACATCCGCCGAACACTTTTTTTAATGGATACTTCGTTTGGGTTCAAAAGATCCTGGATGAGTACCGTTTTTGCTGTCTCCTCTATTATTTCAGGTCCAATAAGTTTATGGCAAATATTTCGGATTATCTTTTTTTGTTCTGCCTGTATCCTGTTTGCACGAAGTTCAATTAGGTCGGAGCCGGAAAGGTATGCAGCAATAAGTGTCCGTATGAGGCTGTCTCCGCTGTAGCTGCTAACATCGATCACATTCTTTTTCTGAACGGAGGTTGCAGCTTCCATTGCCATAATTGTGAGGGAACCATCTTGTTGTGGCTGAAGTGCAACCTGGGATCCGGTAGTTATTCCGACTCTTTCTGCCCATTTTTTTGGAAGTGATACAATG includes:
- a CDS encoding pyridoxal phosphate-dependent aminotransferase, which encodes MSGRGFAQRVLDIDISGIRKMFEAAGSDAVNLGLGQPDFDTPGHIRQAAIDAINEGFTGYTYGAGIVELREALSQKFREQNGFEVSPDGIIVTSGASEALEIAIAALIDPGDEIIISDPGFVSYNALAGFMGGKVVGVPLGDDLTMRPENVMESITPKTKAVIVNSPCNPTGGVLSKSDIKAYAEIADDNDITLISDEVYEHFLYEGEHVSPAKFTDNVITVNAFSKTYAMTGWRVGYTAASQEYTNQMLKVHQYVQACANSIAQKAALAATTGPQDFVYMMRDEFKSRRDVLVEGVNALGMECEAPKGAFYMFPKVENSTEVATKLVANGVVVVPGTAFGKNGDGYIRMSYATSMDEIKRALKIMEKVL
- the hxlB gene encoding 6-phospho-3-hexuloisomerase, translated to MKDVSSIKCEHLISSMQLIAHHLESVAEDLDKESIRNMISTILEADSVFVMGAGRSGLVGKAFAMRLMHLGLKSYVVGESTTPAVHPEDVVVTISGSGETKSISNLGKITKDIGAKLITVTSNPNSTLGNLSDVAMEIKGRTKDDTGGYLERHMRGEYSLLTPLGTSFEISSLVFLDAVIAEIISITGASEDDLKSRHAKLE
- a CDS encoding DUF2073 domain-containing protein translates to MQGIQMDLVSEDRLAKMQPVEKVRFIIDEVKGGKILVLERGLTPEEEASLIEMTMTLIEPDDFAGIEMESYPSQTDNSLLGKLFKKNVVRTRLTVIGPANKLKTLKKDRDMISALVSSK
- a CDS encoding Era-like GTP-binding protein produces the protein MGVMGSFKKFFKRLFNKKNARIGIYGPPNAGKTTLANRILRDWTGDAMGSVSHIAHETRRARRREGVTIQSNGGSISLDIIDTPGLATKIDFHEFMELGMNEAESKRRAKEATEGVIEAVKWLENLDGVILVMDATEDPYTQVNVTVIGNMEARNLPLLIVANKTDLPESSATSIREAFPQHPMVAISALEGKNIDTFYDEVAKRFG
- a CDS encoding phosphate uptake regulator PhoU, which encodes MEWFEKGEIIIETRKIQRTGGSTYIVSLPKKWAERVGITTGSQVALQPQQDGSLTIMAMEAATSVQKKNVIDVSSYSGDSLIRTLIAAYLSGSDLIELRANRIQAEQKKIIRNICHKLIGPEIIEETAKTVLIQDLLNPNEVSIKKSVRRMFLISNSMLKDAIQALKEKDHDLALDVVERDDEVDRLFMLISKQFRAVLRGKRIPDTSETTIDEYHDLRLAASSLERIADHAAKIAAIIPTLVIHIPVETMYLIETSTEASSKMVEDAIEALYTQNTELANRVISRADDTKIKINALDASLLTLESPESIVALGTVADSLDRIGDYGSNIAELAINLSMALIQNK